In Amblyraja radiata isolate CabotCenter1 chromosome 30, sAmbRad1.1.pri, whole genome shotgun sequence, a single window of DNA contains:
- the LOC116990026 gene encoding probable G-protein coupled receptor 139 has product MQQGTRRCEVDEGIQVEEGTSNLLTVTIVIRGRCGLSKCISRYLLSMALADLMVLIINVTLQFIKPMYFPGSLLDITPVCSIIFYLGVVTIDCSVSFTVLFTFDRFIAICFQNFKVKYCTEKTATVIIASVCVISLALNVGFCFIFEPAKVIDNIPMFCVIKSTFYTSPLWAAYYWLRVALTPLVPFVLIALLNALTIRHITRASRVRRELRGSGKGESHSDPEMGNRRKSIVLLLAISGSFIMLWAVNVVYKTCISIAATTSYLTHITDTLTIIRLTGNMLQSLSSCTNTVIYAVAQTKFRAEMVNLIKFPFDLMHTLIKLCVKK; this is encoded by the exons ATGCAGCAAGGAACACGGCGTTGTGAAGTGGATGAAGGTATACAAGTGGAAGAGGGAACAT CAAATTTACTGACGGTCACGATTGTGATCCGGGGAAGGTGCGGACTCTCCAAATGCATCAGCCGCTACCTGTTGTCCATGGCACTCGCCGACCTCATGGTCCTGATCATTAACGTCACTCTCCAGTTCATTAAGCCCATGTACTTCCCAGGGTCACTCCTGGACATTACTCCAGTCTGCAGCATCATCTTCTACCTGGGTGTGGTGACCATTGACTGTTCTGTCTCGTTTACTGTTCTCTTCACCTTCGATAGGTTTATCGCTATTTGTTTCCAGAATTTTAAAGTGAAATACTGTACGGAGAAAACCGCGACTGTGATTATAGCGTCAGTGTGTGTGATCAGCCTTGCACTTAACGTTGGTTTTTGCTTCATATTTGAACCGGCAAAAGTAATTGACAATATACCAATGTTCTGTGTTATAAAATCCACCTTCTACACATCGCCTCTCTGGGCGGCTTATTACTGGCTGCGGGTAGCATTGACCCCGTTGGTTCCGTTTGTGTTGATcgcgctgctcaacgctctgacaatcAGACACATCACCCGGGCCAGCAGAGTCAGGAGGGAACTCCGGGGCAGCGGGAAGGGCGAGAGTCACAGTGACCCCGAGATGGGGAACCGAAGGAAATCCATCGTTTTACTGCTCGCCATCTCGGGCAGCTTCATCATGTTGTGGGCGGTGAATGTGGTATATAAAACTTGCATCAGTATCGCCGCTACTACTTCCTACCTGACACACATCACCGACACCCTCACAATCATTCGCTTGACGGGAAACATGCTGCAGTCTTTGAGCTCCTGCACCAACACGGTGATTTACGCGGTGGCGCAGACCAAGTTCAGAGCTGAGATGGTGAACCTGATTAAATTTCCCTTTGATCTGATGCATACTCTAATTaaactctgtgtgaagaaataa